A window from Oreochromis aureus strain Israel breed Guangdong linkage group 16, ZZ_aureus, whole genome shotgun sequence encodes these proteins:
- the LOC116319328 gene encoding toll-like receptor 8 — translation MITKCWMLLIYLCYHHELMPAAFTPTWMTRQFPCDVISNKTSNTVKFDCKGRHLEEIPAGITTNATHLDLSENFIKSIKDESFSKLTNLTQLNLNWANKSKDSYGCRLLNISANAFKNLIKLKQLRLSGNCLTEIPRNLPDSVETLELEINKISLDKLHDKSFIGLKNITNLFLSKNCYFWNPCGKSVAIMEKPFQILDKLNALNLSFNNLTHVPKGLPQSITILDLDSNKIEFISKDDFQGLLNLKVLDIKGNCPRCHNARYPCVPCPNGSIDIHPDAFQRLTQLEILNLGGNSLNYLDPSWFQSLTNLKVLYLAFNFLLKSITGEEPSFRAFSYLHRLEKLDLSFNYALGLYPEKITLSQNFSNLRSLKTLHLEALVFQRIGPDTLTPLYNLKNLSALNLGTNFIIYSNSTLFSHFSHVKMIYLSENRLYPTTIESPPTLTDRYNQNSDLSISPSITTPPKDFSYEISQRLIKQECFDSGRVLILSSNNLFFISSKLFEGYGNISCLNLSGNGFSQALNGTEFKMLPNLTYLDLSFNKVDLAYNNAFKELKKLQVLDLSYNPHYFKAFGVTLNLNFTQNLPVLRVLNMSHNEISTLTTKEMYSKSLAELIFTHNNLGKLWKDRDGSYNKLFTNLSNLTILDISSNGIAKIPDDVYEYLPHNLTTLRISHNLLREFSWDKLPFHQLQSLDLSYNHLSTLTTIDSNITQTLIFLDLSHNHIVSVEKCFLKSLKSLRTLSLRNNKLTSVNETAFESGPDFQTLFLQRNPFECTCDLLNFILWINGSKVKIPRLTTQVNCHTPVNLKGQPLVNFETNQCVNSEKAQQIYALTTSIIILFMIVSTVAHLFYWDASYVLHYMKAKLKGYTSLNSPDTIYDVFVTYDTKDPQVSEWVMSNLRVQLEEEGDKYHPLCLEERDWPLGVPLVDNLTQSIQYSRKTLFVLTKGYVKTGAFKLAMYLAHQRLLDENVDVIVLLMLEPVLQHSHFLRLRKRLCESSVVEWPRTAAAEPWFWQNLRSVIRVDNQVMYNKTYSKYFTTK, via the exons ATG ATTACCAAATGCTGGATGCTGTTGATCTATCTGTGTTACCATCATGAGCTCATGCCAGCTGCATTTACACCTACCTGGATGACTCGGCAGTTCCCTTGTGATGTCATATCCAACAAAACATCAAATACAGTCAAATTTGACTGTAAAGGCCGCCATCTAGAGGAAATACCAGCAGGGATAACCACTAATGCCACACATCTCGACTTATCAGAAAATTTTATTAAGAGTATTAAAGATGAATCATTTTCTAAACTGACAAATCTGACTCAGCTCAATCTCAACTGGGCAAACAAATCCAAGGACAGTTATGGATGCAGACTATTGAACATTTCTGCAAATGCTTTCAAAAATCTCATAAAACTCAAGCAACTACGACTGAGCGGCAACTGTCTGACTGAAATTCCACGCAATCTCCCCGACAGTGTGGAAACACTTGAGCTAGAAATTAACAAGATTAGTTTGGATAAATTACATGACAAAAGCTTTATtggtttaaaaaacataacaaacctGTTTCTATCTAAAAACTGCTACTTCTGGAATCCTTGTGGGAAGTCTGTTGCTATTATGGAAAAACCCTTTCAAATACTGGACAAACTGAATGCTCTGAACTTGTCTTTCAACAACTTAACACACGTTCCTAAAGGACTACCCCAGTCAATTACAATTTTAGATCTGGATTCCAACAAAATAGAGTTCATATCTAAAGATGATTTCCAGGGGTTGCTAAATTTAAAGGTCCTTGATATAAAAGGCAACTGTCCAAGATGTCACAATGCTCGGTACCCTTGTGTACCTTGCCCTAATGGTTCTATTGACATACATCCTGATGCATTTCAAAGACTGACACAGCTGGAGATACTGAACTTGGGAGGAAACTCACTGAATTACCTTGATCCCTCTTGGTTTCAAAGTCTAACGAATCTTAAAGTATTATATCTGGCATTTAATTTTTTACTGAAATCTATAACTGGTGAGGAACCATCTTTTAGGGCATTTAGTTATCTTCACAGGCTAGAAAAACTTGACCTGTCTTTCAATTATGCTCTCGGATTGTACCCAGAAAAAATAACTCTTTCACAAAACTTTTCAAACCTCAGGTCACTGAAAACTTTGCATTTGGAGGCTTTGGTATTCCAGAGAATTGGAccagacacactcacacctcTGTACAATCTGAAAAATCTATCTGCTTTGAATTTAGGCACTAACTTCATTATTTATAGCAACTCTACTTTATTCAGCCATTTCTCCCATGTAAAAATGATATATCTCTCAGAAAACAGATTATATCCCACAACGATAGAAAGTCCACCAACTCTAACAGATAGGTACAACCAGAATTCAGACCTTTCTATTTCACCGTCCATAACAACTCCTCCAAAAGACTTTAGCTACGAGATATCCCAAAGGCTAATAAAGCAAGAGTGCTTTGACTCTGGACGAGTGCTCATCCTCAGCTCAAATAATCTGTTCTTTATTTCTTCAAAGCTATTTGAGGGCTATGGAAATATTTCATGTCTCAACCTCTCAGGAAATGGATTTTCACAGGCACTTAATGGTACAGAGTTCAAGATGTTGCCTAATCTGACATATCTCGACTTATCTTTCAATAAGGTTGATCTGGCCTATAACAACGCCTTCAAAGaactaaagaaattacaagtaCTGGACCTCAGTTACAATCCACACTACTTTAAAGCATTTGGGGTAACgcttaatttaaattttacacaAAATCTACCTGTGCTAAGAGTCCTTAATATGAGTCATAATGAGATTTCCACACTGACAACTAAAGAAATGTATAGCAAATCATTAGCAGAACTTATATTTACACACAATAATTTAGGGAAACTTTGGAAAGACAGAGATGGCTCATATAACAAACTTTTCACTAATCTTTCTAATTTGACAATTTTAGATATATCCTCTAATGGCATTGCAAAGATTCCAGATGATGTTTATGAATATTTGCCACATAACCTCACCACACTGCGCATAAGTCATAACTTACTCAGAGAATTTAGCTGGGACAAACTGCCTTTCCACCAACTGCAGAGTTtagacctgagctacaatcatctgTCTACTTTAACAACTATTGACTCAAACATAACCCAAACTTTGATTTTCCTTGACCTGAGTCATAATCACATTGTCAGTGTggaaaagtgttttttaaagagttTGAAAAGCCTCAGGACTCTCAGCCTTAGAAACAACAAACTTACTAGTGTCAATGAAACTGCCTTCGAATCAGGACCTGACTTTCAGACTTTGTTCCTACAGAGGAATCCATTTGAGTGTACTTGTGATTTGTTAAACTTCATTTTATGGATAAATGGGAGTAAAGTAAAGATCCCAAGACTGACCACTCAGGTGAATTGTCACACACCAGTGAACTTAAAGGGCCAACCGCTGGTAAACTTTGAAACTAACCAGTGTGTAAATTCAGAAAAGGCACAGCAGATCTACGCTCTAACAACTTCTATCATTATTCTTTTCATGATTGTTTCGACAGTTGCTCACTTATTTTACTGGGATGCTTCCTATGTCCTACACTATATGAAAGCTAAGCTGAAAGGGTACACATCCTTGAACTCGCCAGATACTATTTATGATGTCTTTGTGACATATGACACAAAAGACCCACAGGTCTCTGAGTGGGTGATGAGCAATCTGCGGGTGCAACTGGAGGAAGAGGGAGACAAGTATCATCCACTGTGTCTGGAAGAGAGGGACTGGCCCCTAGGAGTCCCACTGGTGGACAACCTCACCCAGAGCATCCAGTACAGTCGCAAGACTCTGTTTGTCTTAACAAAGGGCTACGTTAAGACCGGTGCTTTCAAGCTAGCAATGTATCTGGCCCACCAAAGACTGCTGGATGAAAATGTGGATGTGATAGTACTGCTAATGCTGGAGCCTGTCCTGCAGCATTCTCACTTTCTGCGCTTGAGGAAGCGACTGTGTGAAAGCAGTGTTGTAGAGTGGCCacgaacagcagcagcagagccctGGTTTTGGCAAAACCTGCGAAGTGTCATAAGAGTAGATAATCAAGTGATGTACAACAAAACCTATTCAAAATACTTCACCACCAAGTGA
- the tlr7 gene encoding toll-like receptor 7, with amino-acid sequence MFLHLMCVALLTLWSCLPILATGMYYPKTLPCDVNEINNGSEVRVDCTERNLKKIPHGIPRDTTNLTLTINHIPSLNSTSFHGLENLTEIDMRCNCVPIKIGPKDKMCLKSVTIEENTFSRLSNLRALYLDGNQLYSIPKGLPSNLVLLSLEVNHIYYLSKANLSELRNVEVLYLGQNCYFRNPCNDSYDIEDDAFLQFNNLKLLSLKSNNLSFIPHQLPTTLKELYLYNNNIQEVTDEDFKNLTNLEILDISGNCPRCYNAPFPCSPCPNNAPLKISKTAFKMLTKLKTLRLHSNSLTSVPSEWFDTTTELRVLDLSSNFLARELEITAFPKLLGKLEELDLSFNYELQKYPQTLRLSCSFSSLKSLKIFRMKGFVFQQLTTESIAHLKPLPNLEVVDLGTNFIKMTKLSILMELKSFKIISLSDNKISSPSDGQDALGLSGGETSDWSPMSSAAEYQNKEVREIHYFRYDEYARSCKYKDKELGVITSFVKKECSQFGKTLDVSRNNIFFLHSRFLNLTELRCLNLSGNAMSQSLNGSEFTYLANLQYLDFSWNRLDLLYSTAFQELKNLVILDISNNNHYFESEGLTHMLNFTRNLKNLKVLLMNHNKISTSTNTELESQSLERLEFRDNRLDVLWRDGNTRYVNYFKNLVNLTVLDISHNNLPFIPSDVFSGLPEKLSELYIKNNKLKSFNWNKLQLLHSLRVLDLSGNSLTTVPHVLSNCTTSLEKLILHKNQILKLTPDFLKGAYHLKYLDLSFNHIQYIEKSSFPDDVLNHMDMLLLHKNRFLCTCNATWFVTWLNRTTVTIPKLGTDVTCVAPGAQRGRPVISVDLLACQHHYLSIILSTLMTSLVLILVTLSISSHLFLWDVWYIYHFCRAKLKGYRRLYSQSAVYDAFVIYDKEDPAVSEWVTKEMCAHLEECGDRRLTLCLEDRDWMPGCPLIDNLSQSIHRSKRTVFILTKKYIKGGNFKTAFYMAHQRLMDERNDVIVLIFLEKVPCNSKYLRLRKRLYKRSVLEWPTNPQAQPYFWFSLRSVLATEGHKQYNNLFKETL; translated from the exons ATGTTTCTCCACCTG ATGTGTGTGGCACTGCTCACCCTGTGGTCTTGTCTCCCTATTTTGGCAACTGGCATGTATTACCCGAAAACTCTGCCATGTGATGTTAATGAGATCAACAATGGGAGTGAAGTGAGGGTGGACTGCACTGAGAGAAACCTCAAAAAAATCCCCCATGGAATCCCGAGAGACACTACAAACCTGACGCTCACCATCAACCATATTCCGAGTTTAAACTCCACCTCCTTTCACGGTTTGGAGAACTTGACTGAGATTGACATGAGGTGCAACTGTGTGCCCATCAAAATCGGACCCAAGGACAAGATGTGCCTGAAGAGTGTGACAATTGAGGAAAATACTTTCAGCAGACTGAGCAATCTGCGAGCGCTGTATCTAGATGGCAATCAGCTCTATAGTATACCTAAAGGCCTGCCTTCAAATCTGGTCCTGCTGAGCTTGGAAGTGAATCATATTTATTATCTTTCTAAAGCAAACCTCTCTGAGCTTAGAAATGTTGAGGTGCTTTACCTTGGTCAAAACTGCTATTTTCGTAACCCCTGCAATGATTCCTATGATATAGAAGACGATGCATTTTTACAgtttaacaatttaaaattgctaTCTCTTAAATCAAATAACTTGTCTTTCATTCCACATCAGCTACCCACTACTCTGAAGGAGCTATATCTCTACAACAATAACATTCAAGAAGTCACTGATGAAGACTTTAAAAATTTAACTAATCTTGAGATTCTAGACATTAGCGGAAACTGCCCCCGGTGTTACAACGCTCCTTTTCCATGTAGCCCATGTCCAAATAATGCGCCACTGAAAATCAGCAAAACAGCTTTTAAAATGCTGACCAAACTAAAAACATTACGACTGCATAGCAACTCCCTTACAAGTGTGCCTTCTGAATGGTTTGACACCACAACTGAGCTCAGAGTGCTGGACCTCTCATCAAACTTTTTAGCAAGGGAGCTAGAAATCACTGCTTTCCCAAAATTACTGGGTAAACTAGAAGAACTGGACCTTTCATTCAACTACGAGCTTCAGAAGTACCCTCAAACGCTGAGACTGAGTTGcagtttctcctctctgaaGTCTCTCAAAATTTTCAGAAtgaaaggttttgtgtttcagcAGTTAACTACAGAGAGTATCGCTCATTTAAAACCTCTACCGAACCTGGAGGTTGTAGATTTGGGTACAAACTTCATTAAAATGACAAAGCTTAGTATTCTGATGGAactgaaaagctttaaaataatcAGCCTGTCTGACAACAAGATATCGTCTCCCTCTGATGGCCAAGATGCACTTGGTTTGTCCGGAGGAGAAACCTCGGACTGGTCTCCGATGTCTTCCGCTGCTGAGTACCAAAACAAAGAAGTGAGAGAGATTCATTATTTCAGATATGATGAGTATGCACGAAGCTGCAAATACAAGGACAAGGAACTTGGAGTTATTACATCCTTCGTCAAAAAAGAATGCAGTCAGTTTGGCAAAACCCTGGACGTCAGCAGAAACAATATATTCTTCCTGCATTCACGATTTTTAAACCTTACAGAGCTAAGATGCCTCAATCTGTCTGGAAATGCAATGAGTCAAAGTCTGAATGGTTCTGAATTTACTTACCTGGCTAATTTACAATATCTGGACTTCTCGTGGAACCGTTTGGACCTGCTCTACTCTACCGCATTCCAAGAGCTGAAAAATCTGGTCATCTTGGATATAAGTAACAACAACCACTATTTTGAATCAGAAGGTCTGACTCACATGCTTAATTTCACTAGGAATTTAAAAAACCTCAAGGTACTCCTGATGAATCACAACAAGATCTCTACTTCCACTAACACAGAGCTGGAGAGTCAATCCCTAGAAAGGTTAGAGTTCAGAGATAACCGGTTAGATGTACTCTGGCGAGATGGGAACACCAGATATGTCAACTATTTTAAGAATTTAGTTAATCTGACTGTCCTTGACATCTCCCATAACAACCTCCCTTTTATCCCATCGGACGTATTCAGTGGTCTACCAGAGAAGCTATCTGAGCTGTAtatcaaaaacaacaaactaaaATCCTTTAACTGGAATAAACTGCAGCTTCTACATTCATTGCGAGTCTTGGATCTCAGTGGAAACAGCTTAACTACTGTTCCACATGTGTTATCAAACTGCACCACATCTCTTGAGAAACTAATTTTACACAAAAACCAAATCCTAAAGCTTACACCAGATTTCCTTAAGGGTGCCTACCACTTGAAATATCTAGACCTGAGTTTTAATCACATCCAGTACATTGAAAAATCCAGCTTTCCAGATGATGTTCTTAATCATATGGACATGTTACTTCTGCACAAAAACAGATTCTTGTGCACTTGCAATGCCACCTGGTTTGTCACATGGCTCAACAGGACTACAGTAACCATACCTAAATTGGGCACAGATGTTACCTGCGTTGCCCCAGGGGCACAAAGAGGTCGTCCAGTCATCTCAGTGGACCTTTTGGCCTGCCAGCACCACTACCTGTCAATCATCCTCTCCACCCTAATGACTTCCCTCGTCCTCATCTTGGTCACACTGTCCATCTCCAGCCATCTCTTCCTGTGGGATGTCTGGTACATCTACCATTTCTGCAGGGCCAAGCTCAAAGGCTACCGCCGCCTGTATTCCCAGAGCGCTGTTTACGATGCCTTTGTGATCTATGATAAGGAGGATCCTGCAGTATCAGAGTGGGTGACGAAGGAAATGTGCGCTCATCTCGAGGAGTGTGGAGACCGTCGACTGACCCTTTGTCTTGAGGACCGGGATTGGATGCCCGGATGCCCCTTGATTGACAACCTCTCTCAAAGCATCCACAGGAGCAAGAGGACTGTGTTTATTCTCaccaaaaaatacattaaagggGGAAACTTCAAGACGGCGTTCTACATGGCTCACCAAAGGCTAATGGATGAAAGAAATGATGTTATCGTGCTTATTTTCTTAGAGAAAGTGCCTTGCAATTCAAAGTACTTGAGATTACGAAAGAGGCTGTATAAGAGGTCTGTGCTAGAGTGGCCAACAAATCCTCAAGCCCAGCCATACTTTTGGTTCAGCCTGAGGAGTGTATTAGCAACCGAAGGTCACAAACAATACAACAATCTCTTCAAAGAGACACTGTAA